The proteins below are encoded in one region of Bifidobacterium catenulatum DSM 16992 = JCM 1194 = LMG 11043:
- a CDS encoding P-loop NTPase — MVAERGHAVRELSNVVIVDSVVAGVGVSTLAAILARELNERGLKCVLVDADLQGGGLDVLLGVENEDGSRLGEISAPLGTIDGKALLRELPVWDGVPLLSCDPWKTENPQSWEVQACIRALSQVRSAVIVDVGQGNGLQDLTELRQAIRINVVEMTVLGLARAKANMQSQRNPSDSIGEHDVATQEREFFVGMQPRGTIRDHGVTATEEAAEYLDCDIAAVITADAKLCSELLEGLGLRKPNRANAKAIATLADLIQEALEEKSVNHGTRPA, encoded by the coding sequence ATGGTTGCCGAGCGTGGGCATGCGGTGCGAGAACTGAGCAATGTGGTAATCGTTGACTCCGTGGTGGCGGGAGTGGGGGTGAGCACCCTGGCGGCCATCTTGGCTCGTGAGCTGAACGAGCGTGGGCTCAAATGCGTGCTTGTCGATGCCGATCTGCAAGGCGGAGGTCTTGATGTGCTTCTCGGCGTGGAGAACGAAGACGGCTCGCGACTTGGGGAAATCAGCGCGCCGCTTGGCACCATCGACGGCAAGGCGTTGCTGCGGGAGTTGCCAGTCTGGGATGGCGTGCCACTGCTGTCCTGCGATCCTTGGAAAACCGAAAATCCGCAATCCTGGGAAGTACAGGCGTGCATTCGCGCGCTATCGCAGGTACGAAGCGCAGTCATCGTAGACGTGGGGCAAGGGAACGGACTGCAAGATCTGACGGAACTACGACAGGCCATCCGCATCAACGTGGTCGAAATGACGGTACTTGGCCTTGCCCGTGCCAAAGCGAACATGCAATCGCAACGCAATCCAAGCGATTCAATCGGGGAACACGATGTCGCAACGCAGGAACGGGAGTTTTTTGTAGGCATGCAACCGCGCGGAACCATACGCGACCATGGTGTGACGGCGACCGAGGAAGCGGCGGAATATCTCGACTGCGATATCGCCGCGGTCATCACAGCGGACGCCAAACTCTGTAGCGAACTGTTGGAAGGGCTCGGACTGCGCAAACCCAATCGTGCGAATGCAAAAGCCATCGCAACGCTGGCTGATCTCATTCAGGAGGCATTGGAAGAAAAGAGCGTCAACCATGGAACTCGGCCCGCTTAG
- a CDS encoding CpaF family protein, giving the protein MELGPLSDIASEPGVTDIAVTCDGTVWVDRGQGMRPYAMRAPFANPQAIRDFAVRLCSQLGRRLDDACPIADASTVEGVRVHAVIAPLVPQGAAISIRLPDAVAPSLESLAKNGMFPSKWMPLLEGFVERKASVLVTGGTGAGKTTLLKAMLMRCAPGERIITVEEVRELGMLDHDNRVSLVTRDANMEGKGAIGLSQLICATLRMRPDRIVVGECRGSEIVDLLRALNSGHRGGMTTLHANQVAAVPSRLVALGLLAGLNPQATAALAQDAFDVVLHVDRMGGRRRITQIGRLEFAEDKLRGNLLFGWNGNQMLASQQWPDFVRAWSR; this is encoded by the coding sequence ATGGAACTCGGCCCGCTTAGCGACATCGCATCCGAACCGGGCGTCACCGACATTGCGGTGACCTGCGACGGCACCGTGTGGGTGGATCGCGGCCAAGGAATGCGGCCGTACGCAATGCGTGCGCCATTCGCCAACCCGCAAGCCATACGCGATTTTGCCGTACGACTGTGCTCGCAGCTCGGCAGAAGACTCGACGACGCATGTCCGATAGCCGACGCCTCCACCGTGGAAGGCGTGCGCGTGCACGCGGTTATCGCACCGCTCGTTCCACAAGGCGCGGCCATCAGCATACGATTGCCGGACGCGGTTGCGCCCAGTCTGGAATCCTTGGCGAAAAATGGCATGTTTCCAAGCAAATGGATGCCTTTGCTGGAAGGATTTGTGGAACGCAAGGCCAGTGTGCTTGTGACCGGTGGCACCGGAGCTGGCAAAACCACGCTGCTTAAGGCAATGCTTATGCGATGTGCGCCGGGGGAGCGCATCATCACTGTGGAAGAAGTGCGCGAACTCGGCATGCTCGACCATGACAATCGCGTGTCGCTGGTGACGCGAGACGCCAACATGGAAGGCAAAGGTGCCATAGGACTATCGCAATTGATATGCGCGACGTTGCGAATGCGCCCGGATCGCATTGTGGTGGGCGAATGCCGAGGTAGCGAAATCGTAGACCTGTTGCGTGCGCTGAATTCCGGGCATCGCGGAGGTATGACCACCTTGCATGCCAACCAAGTGGCAGCGGTCCCTTCGCGACTGGTGGCATTGGGGTTGCTTGCCGGGCTGAATCCGCAGGCCACCGCAGCGCTTGCGCAAGACGCATTCGACGTGGTGTTGCACGTGGATCGGATGGGAGGCCGTCGGCGCATCACACAAATAGGGCGACTCGAATTTGCGGAAGACAAACTGCGTGGAAACCTGCTGTTCGGATGGAACGGCAACCAGATGCTGGCCTCGCAGCAGTGGCCCGATTTCGTACGTGCATGGAGTCGTTGA
- a CDS encoding type II secretion system F family protein encodes MTGLWMLTAVVCAAEAIWLKQWRPVRVPSDLAPAERMRELPLPLILEMLSVAIRQGSSIPRALIAVGDIAAGEFGAGLRSAGEQLNEGVSWDDAWPDDGDLAVVRDAFASSWHSGASPVERLETAVEQLDWDERAQIEQAAAKLSVRLLLPTGLCFLPAFVAVGIIPSVMSFVQ; translated from the coding sequence ATGACTGGCTTATGGATGCTGACAGCGGTGGTGTGCGCGGCCGAAGCGATATGGCTGAAGCAGTGGAGGCCGGTTCGCGTGCCCTCCGACCTTGCGCCCGCCGAGCGAATGCGGGAACTTCCTCTGCCGTTGATATTGGAGATGCTCAGCGTCGCCATCCGACAGGGATCTTCCATTCCCCGTGCGCTGATTGCCGTGGGAGATATTGCGGCAGGAGAATTCGGCGCGGGACTGCGGTCGGCCGGAGAGCAATTGAACGAAGGTGTTTCCTGGGATGATGCGTGGCCTGATGATGGCGATCTTGCGGTGGTCCGCGATGCGTTCGCTTCGTCATGGCATAGTGGCGCCTCTCCGGTGGAACGTTTGGAAACAGCCGTCGAACAATTGGATTGGGATGAGCGCGCGCAGATCGAACAGGCTGCGGCGAAATTGTCGGTTCGTTTGTTGCTACCGACCGGATTGTGTTTTCTTCCCGCATTTGTTGCGGTTGGGATCATTCCATCCGTTATGTCGTTTGTGCAATGA
- a CDS encoding DUF4244 domain-containing protein — MNNVTPINVDGLPGLIGRAGQRLYAMRERADKAICLLDARMRTLTAEPEEGAATAEYAVVLVAATGFAAVLVGIMKSDAIKTLLTNIIKKALSVG, encoded by the coding sequence ATGAACAACGTAACGCCAATCAATGTCGATGGTTTGCCAGGCCTGATAGGCAGGGCGGGGCAACGGCTGTATGCCATGCGGGAACGGGCCGACAAGGCGATATGCCTGTTGGATGCGCGTATGCGCACGCTGACCGCCGAACCGGAAGAAGGTGCCGCCACCGCCGAATATGCGGTGGTGCTGGTTGCCGCCACCGGATTTGCCGCCGTCTTGGTGGGCATCATGAAATCCGATGCCATCAAAACGCTGCTGACCAACATCATCAAGAAAGCACTCAGCGTCGGGTGA
- a CDS encoding TadE family type IV pilus minor pilin — protein MVRQWWKCHADDADEGAATAEFAVVLPCVAAVAILVLCLGRASVVSMNCQDAAAAGARAFAVDDTGGESKARAAAVAAAGDSATVRFDRGTDSVTVTVQCPVIPDPTGMLPTRVTGKATRYF, from the coding sequence ATGGTGAGGCAATGGTGGAAATGCCATGCCGATGATGCCGATGAGGGAGCGGCCACCGCGGAGTTCGCGGTGGTGCTCCCCTGTGTGGCGGCGGTGGCGATTTTGGTGTTGTGCTTAGGGCGTGCGTCCGTGGTGTCGATGAACTGCCAGGATGCGGCCGCGGCCGGTGCTCGGGCCTTCGCGGTTGATGACACCGGCGGAGAATCGAAAGCAAGGGCTGCCGCTGTGGCTGCTGCCGGCGATTCGGCGACGGTACGGTTCGACCGTGGCACGGATTCCGTCACTGTTACGGTGCAATGCCCTGTGATACCTGACCCAACCGGCATGCTTCCCACACGAGTCACAGGCAAAGCGACCCGCTACTTCTAG
- a CDS encoding Rv3654c family TadE-like protein, with the protein MGDVKRFVKHWFAWIRESDEGSGTISGVALIAVAAIMLSAVASAGNLLLCLHRAQNAADLASVAAADALYGGSADPCYVAERTISGNNAAIGSCTIEGDDVLVEAQVGTQVPFVSHVSKRSRAGPIVCE; encoded by the coding sequence ATGGGTGATGTGAAACGCTTTGTGAAACATTGGTTTGCTTGGATTCGCGAATCCGATGAAGGTTCGGGAACCATATCCGGTGTGGCGCTGATTGCGGTGGCGGCCATCATGTTGAGTGCGGTTGCGTCGGCAGGCAATCTGTTGCTTTGCCTGCATCGCGCGCAGAATGCGGCCGACCTAGCGTCGGTGGCGGCGGCCGACGCGCTATATGGAGGCTCTGCCGACCCCTGTTACGTGGCGGAACGTACCATTTCCGGTAATAATGCGGCGATCGGATCCTGCACGATAGAAGGTGATGATGTGCTGGTTGAAGCGCAGGTCGGTACGCAAGTGCCGTTCGTATCCCACGTCAGCAAGCGGTCGAGAGCGGGACCGATTGTCTGCGAATGA
- a CDS encoding diacylglycerol/lipid kinase family protein — MSETSYVNATVAVVGNPTSNKGKGTEVGNQVIGLLREAGRKHGFNVIDVTSESFESSLLNARNRRNEYDYLVVVGGDGMIALGANAVGCSGKPLGIVATGSGNDFARGLELPVNRVQTAVDGIVGAIVRGTHIDVDMGLATSLQGGYAVDSSTGDELVSDSDVPLRPAVNRFYAGMLSCGLDASVNDRANHSRLPNGSLRYFAAVLVELTHMKQYGYHIKATLADGTVEEEDIISPLLTVANSRHIGGGIEISPYSRFSDGLLDLVWLDHVPNVVECADAVARAYRGKILGCKVFGWKRVRDIEITRAQEGDEPPVLMADGEYVGRLPVKVVVQDRALRVLVPPAVVESQAANTEEKVLEAIKRDHRDPVTGKTDTYYAKRSR, encoded by the coding sequence ATGAGCGAAACGTCCTATGTGAATGCGACTGTTGCCGTTGTCGGCAATCCGACGTCGAACAAAGGCAAGGGCACCGAAGTCGGCAATCAGGTGATCGGTCTGCTGCGGGAAGCCGGACGCAAGCATGGCTTCAACGTTATCGATGTGACCAGTGAGAGTTTTGAAAGCTCTTTGCTGAACGCCAGGAACCGTAGAAACGAATATGACTACTTGGTGGTGGTTGGCGGTGACGGCATGATCGCGCTCGGCGCCAATGCCGTGGGCTGCTCCGGCAAACCGCTCGGCATAGTGGCGACGGGTTCCGGCAACGATTTCGCGCGTGGACTTGAATTGCCGGTCAATCGTGTCCAAACCGCTGTTGATGGCATTGTCGGCGCGATTGTGCGCGGCACGCATATTGACGTTGATATGGGCTTGGCCACGTCGTTGCAGGGTGGATATGCCGTCGATTCCAGCACCGGTGATGAGCTGGTCAGCGATTCGGATGTGCCATTGCGTCCAGCGGTCAATCGCTTCTATGCGGGCATGCTCTCGTGCGGTTTGGATGCGAGCGTCAACGACCGTGCAAATCACTCGCGTTTGCCGAACGGTTCGTTGCGTTATTTCGCGGCCGTGCTCGTGGAATTGACCCATATGAAGCAGTATGGGTATCACATCAAAGCCACGTTGGCCGATGGCACGGTGGAAGAGGAAGACATTATCTCGCCGTTGCTTACGGTGGCTAATTCGCGGCATATCGGCGGAGGTATTGAGATCTCGCCGTATTCGCGGTTCTCTGATGGTTTGCTTGACTTGGTGTGGCTCGACCATGTGCCCAATGTCGTCGAATGCGCGGATGCGGTGGCGCGCGCCTACAGAGGCAAGATCCTCGGATGCAAGGTGTTTGGCTGGAAGCGTGTGCGCGATATCGAAATCACCCGCGCGCAAGAGGGCGATGAGCCGCCGGTCTTGATGGCGGACGGTGAATATGTTGGTCGCCTGCCTGTCAAGGTCGTAGTTCAAGACCGTGCTTTGCGTGTGCTGGTGCCGCCGGCCGTGGTGGAAAGCCAAGCCGCCAACACTGAAGAGAAAGTGCTGGAAGCCATCAAGCGTGATCACCGTGATCCGGTCACCGGCAAAACCGACACCTACTACGCGAAGCGCTCGCGGTAG
- a CDS encoding TetR/AcrR family transcriptional regulator has product MDGQHNASATTVGDARRAQIVRAAREICLEKGFSKITISDIAGRVGMTRSLFYHYFQDKDQVADAVLDDVIDEVITQLEQWNANREVGNISKALDDVVRLTRSLITDEGPFSQRMIEDGNAGLYIKFIDRVADRIAEYICNSTVRDFEKLHGMPITNEHETFYTLIVGLISLIRLHPDIEDTVIRQVAAQTLHLNEYM; this is encoded by the coding sequence ATGGACGGACAGCACAACGCTTCCGCAACAACAGTCGGAGACGCACGCCGTGCGCAAATCGTGCGCGCAGCACGCGAAATCTGCCTGGAAAAGGGCTTTTCGAAAATAACAATTAGCGATATCGCGGGCCGCGTAGGCATGACCAGATCTCTCTTCTACCACTATTTCCAAGACAAAGACCAAGTCGCGGACGCCGTACTCGACGACGTTATCGACGAAGTGATCACGCAATTGGAACAGTGGAACGCCAATCGAGAGGTCGGCAACATCTCGAAAGCACTCGACGACGTGGTGCGGCTGACCCGCTCCCTCATTACCGATGAGGGCCCGTTCAGCCAACGCATGATCGAAGACGGCAACGCGGGACTGTACATCAAATTCATCGACCGTGTGGCCGATCGAATTGCGGAATACATCTGCAATTCGACAGTGCGCGATTTCGAGAAATTGCATGGCATGCCCATCACCAACGAGCATGAGACGTTCTATACGCTCATCGTTGGCCTGATTTCTCTGATCAGACTGCACCCCGACATTGAAGACACCGTCATCAGACAGGTCGCAGCACAGACGCTGCACTTGAACGAATACATGTAA
- the dnaX gene encoding DNA polymerase III subunit gamma/tau, with the protein MALALYRRYRPDTFDGVIGQDQVTVPLMRALDENKLTHAYLFSGPRGCGKTSSARILARCVNCAKGPTSHPCGECESCKDLATGGPGSIDVVEIDAASHNGVDDARELRERAGFAPARDRYKIFILDEAHMVTPQGFNALLKIVEEPPEHVMFIFATTEPDKVIGTIRSRTHHYPFRLVPKEVMGPYLEQICEDEHIEAEPGVLRLAMRAGGGSVRDTLSVLDQLMVGAVDGSIAYDSAVALLGFTPDALISEAIDAVADKNGEALYGVIQKVVVGGFDPRRFVEDLLARVRDLLVLTLGGTRAESVLSDDAADENMDDLRRQASALGLSALTQMADTINATLANMTGAISPRMRLELLAARLLAGREEGVAAVASSSGMPDFAGDSGASAAAESLRGSMAGSRRRTTRDAAGVRPQDSASAIDAPSEPVKPAVQPSAAPMNPADAVASGVASMLADVQQAMNATSSVAAAAPAATPAPVATPAPAPVHDDRTPDQKWDALVAALPEDVRGYVNREKVPRVLLRGDSLWIKFDKALSKYAFAKGVAKESVDGTTEVVKIVRAEVHKMFGPNVTLAPAKKLADGSESVPWSKLSPEEQSKINVQLAQERLKSATLLTANLGTAASLESSGKEPAVEGAQKAEDGGNAGDSNDEEGHRAVADATAENDPWAVSQQAAVAPSQLDDDPWAVPAQQVQPQSVIASGVNDVKAPEQHTKHVAVPDTSDNVDPWAAPAPVPQQPSEDDDPWGAPMPVQAGPADPMPVPAEPETAPKHANHQHRAPRQEAASPHNQPNADPWNQQFSAPAQPTPQVAAEDDEYSMSDESIGASNALSVDDLTRLFEVKKVEDFGPDDAKNPRNMQQKKNLDD; encoded by the coding sequence ATGGCACTGGCACTCTATAGAAGGTATCGTCCCGACACGTTCGACGGCGTGATCGGTCAGGACCAGGTCACGGTTCCGCTGATGCGCGCGCTCGACGAGAACAAGCTCACGCATGCCTACCTGTTCTCCGGCCCGCGCGGTTGTGGCAAAACCAGTTCCGCTCGCATTCTTGCGCGATGCGTCAACTGTGCGAAAGGCCCGACCTCGCATCCGTGCGGTGAATGTGAAAGCTGCAAGGATCTCGCCACGGGCGGCCCCGGTTCCATCGATGTGGTGGAAATCGACGCGGCCTCGCATAACGGCGTGGACGACGCCCGTGAGCTGCGTGAGCGCGCTGGTTTCGCGCCGGCCCGCGACCGCTACAAGATCTTCATTCTCGACGAGGCCCATATGGTCACGCCACAAGGCTTCAACGCGCTGCTGAAAATCGTGGAGGAGCCGCCGGAGCATGTGATGTTCATCTTCGCCACCACCGAACCAGACAAGGTGATCGGCACCATCCGGTCGCGCACCCACCATTACCCGTTCCGCCTGGTGCCGAAGGAGGTTATGGGCCCGTACCTCGAGCAGATCTGCGAAGACGAGCATATCGAGGCCGAGCCAGGCGTGCTGCGTCTTGCCATGCGTGCCGGCGGCGGTTCCGTGCGAGACACACTTTCCGTTCTTGACCAGCTCATGGTTGGTGCGGTTGACGGCAGCATCGCATACGATTCCGCGGTTGCGTTGCTCGGTTTCACGCCTGACGCTCTGATTAGCGAGGCCATCGACGCCGTTGCCGACAAAAATGGCGAAGCACTGTATGGCGTGATTCAGAAGGTTGTGGTCGGCGGTTTCGATCCCCGTCGATTCGTTGAGGATTTGCTTGCCCGCGTGCGCGATTTGCTGGTGCTCACGTTGGGCGGAACGCGCGCGGAAAGCGTGCTTTCCGACGATGCGGCCGACGAGAACATGGATGATTTGCGTCGTCAGGCTTCCGCTTTGGGATTATCTGCGTTGACGCAGATGGCTGACACGATCAATGCGACGCTTGCCAATATGACTGGTGCGATTTCGCCGCGCATGCGACTGGAATTGCTTGCCGCACGCTTGCTGGCCGGGCGTGAGGAAGGGGTGGCTGCCGTTGCGTCATCTTCCGGTATGCCTGATTTTGCTGGCGATTCCGGGGCTTCCGCCGCTGCAGAATCGCTGCGTGGATCTATGGCCGGCTCGCGCCGCCGTACGACGAGAGATGCCGCCGGTGTTCGGCCACAGGATTCCGCGTCGGCAATTGATGCTCCTTCCGAGCCTGTGAAACCGGCTGTGCAGCCGTCTGCGGCGCCGATGAATCCCGCCGACGCCGTCGCTTCCGGTGTGGCTTCCATGCTTGCGGATGTTCAGCAGGCGATGAATGCGACGTCTTCCGTTGCAGCCGCTGCGCCTGCCGCAACTCCGGCGCCTGTGGCAACTCCCGCACCTGCTCCGGTACATGACGACCGCACCCCCGACCAGAAGTGGGATGCTTTGGTGGCCGCGCTTCCTGAGGATGTGCGCGGTTATGTGAACCGTGAAAAAGTGCCTCGTGTGCTGTTGCGAGGCGACAGTTTGTGGATCAAATTCGACAAGGCGCTCAGCAAATATGCGTTCGCCAAGGGCGTGGCGAAGGAGTCGGTGGATGGAACCACCGAAGTGGTGAAAATCGTCCGCGCCGAAGTGCATAAGATGTTCGGCCCGAATGTCACGCTTGCCCCCGCCAAAAAGCTGGCGGACGGTTCCGAATCGGTGCCGTGGAGCAAGCTTAGCCCGGAAGAGCAAAGCAAGATCAACGTGCAGCTGGCGCAGGAGCGACTCAAATCCGCAACACTGCTGACCGCGAATCTTGGCACCGCCGCAAGTCTTGAATCCTCCGGCAAAGAGCCGGCGGTCGAGGGTGCGCAGAAAGCCGAGGATGGCGGTAATGCAGGGGATTCTAACGATGAGGAGGGTCACCGAGCCGTTGCGGACGCAACCGCTGAAAACGATCCGTGGGCGGTCTCACAACAGGCCGCAGTAGCCCCATCGCAACTGGATGACGATCCATGGGCCGTGCCAGCGCAACAGGTGCAACCGCAATCGGTAATCGCGAGCGGCGTCAACGACGTGAAAGCGCCGGAACAACACACGAAACATGTGGCCGTTCCCGATACCAGCGATAATGTCGACCCTTGGGCCGCACCAGCGCCGGTACCGCAGCAACCGTCGGAGGACGACGATCCTTGGGGTGCCCCCATGCCAGTTCAGGCAGGGCCGGCGGACCCCATGCCCGTACCAGCGGAACCTGAAACGGCCCCTAAGCATGCCAATCACCAGCATCGCGCACCTCGGCAGGAAGCGGCATCTCCGCACAACCAGCCGAACGCCGATCCATGGAACCAACAGTTCTCAGCTCCTGCGCAGCCGACGCCGCAGGTCGCCGCGGAAGATGACGAATATTCCATGAGCGACGAATCGATCGGAGCGTCCAACGCGTTAAGCGTTGACGATCTGACACGACTATTCGAAGTGAAAAAAGTCGAGGATTTCGGCCCCGACGACGCCAAAAACCCGCGCAACATGCAGCAAAAGAAGAATCTCGACGATTAA
- the recR gene encoding recombination mediator RecR, whose product MALAYDGAIQRLIDAFAHLPGIGPKGAQRIAFYLLNASDEEAQTLVDAITEVKEKIRFCDICGNVCETSPCPICVDPRRDHSVICVVEEPKDVMSIERTREYRGLYHVLGGVINPMANVQPSDLNIAKLIERLKDSEVTEVILALNPNVEGEATTSFLSQLLSQTDITVTRLASGLPVGGDLEYADEITLGRALAGRRAVV is encoded by the coding sequence ATGGCACTGGCCTATGACGGCGCCATCCAACGACTGATCGACGCATTCGCGCATCTGCCCGGCATCGGGCCGAAAGGTGCGCAACGCATCGCCTTCTACCTGCTCAACGCATCCGACGAGGAAGCACAGACCCTGGTCGACGCCATCACCGAAGTCAAGGAAAAAATACGATTCTGCGACATTTGCGGCAACGTGTGCGAAACCAGCCCATGCCCGATCTGCGTCGATCCGCGCCGTGATCATAGCGTGATCTGCGTGGTCGAAGAGCCGAAAGACGTGATGAGCATCGAACGCACACGCGAATATCGCGGCCTATACCACGTGCTTGGCGGTGTCATCAATCCGATGGCTAACGTGCAGCCCAGCGACCTCAACATCGCCAAACTCATCGAACGACTCAAAGACAGCGAAGTCACCGAAGTGATTCTCGCGCTCAATCCGAACGTGGAAGGTGAGGCGACCACCAGCTTCCTTTCGCAGCTGCTTTCGCAAACCGACATCACGGTCACGCGCTTGGCGAGCGGTCTGCCGGTCGGTGGTGACCTCGAATATGCCGACGAAATCACGCTCGGACGTGCGTTGGCCGGGCGTCGCGCGGTCGTCTGA
- a CDS encoding aspartate kinase, which yields MALIVQKFGGSSVADPESIKRVARRIIETKNAGNDVAVVVSAMGDTTDDLIDQALSIDSNPPAREMDMLMTAGERISMSLLAMAIHAAGSHAYSFTGSQAGFMTDAQFGTAHIKAVKPERVRRALDKGSVAIVAGFQGVNEGGDATTLGRGGSDTSAVALAVALDADVCEIYTDVDGVFTADPRIVPTARRIPVIDYESMLEMSSCGSKVLALRCVEYAQRFNMPLHVRSSFSHRRGTLIVPEDVDPRILPNI from the coding sequence GTGGCTCTCATCGTGCAGAAATTTGGCGGCTCTTCCGTAGCCGACCCAGAATCGATCAAGCGCGTGGCCCGACGCATCATCGAAACGAAGAACGCCGGCAATGACGTGGCCGTGGTGGTCTCCGCAATGGGAGACACCACCGACGACCTGATCGATCAGGCGCTCAGCATCGACTCCAACCCGCCGGCGCGCGAGATGGATATGCTGATGACCGCAGGCGAGCGTATTTCGATGAGTTTGCTCGCAATGGCAATTCATGCGGCCGGCTCTCACGCCTACTCCTTCACCGGATCCCAGGCTGGTTTCATGACCGACGCCCAGTTCGGTACTGCGCATATCAAGGCCGTGAAGCCTGAACGCGTGCGTCGTGCGCTCGACAAGGGTTCCGTGGCCATTGTGGCCGGCTTCCAAGGCGTGAACGAGGGTGGCGACGCCACCACGCTCGGCCGAGGCGGATCCGATACCTCCGCAGTGGCTTTGGCCGTGGCGCTGGACGCCGACGTATGCGAGATCTACACCGACGTCGATGGCGTGTTCACCGCCGATCCGCGTATTGTACCGACCGCACGTCGTATTCCCGTCATCGACTACGAGTCGATGCTGGAAATGTCGTCCTGCGGTTCCAAGGTGCTTGCCCTGCGTTGCGTGGAATACGCGCAGCGATTCAATATGCCGTTGCATGTGCGCAGCTCCTTCTCCCACCGCCGCGGCACGCTGATCGTGCCGGAAGATGTTGATCCGCGCATATTGCCGAATATCTGA
- a CDS encoding ACT domain-containing protein, with protein MSENNNQSLGDLFPDLGPEVPIISGVAHDNTESLATVRRVPNEPGMAAKVFTLLAEAGVNVDMIVQASASTGTADISFTVPGSAAAKVREVLQEKQDELGYQSFDIDANVGKVAVVGVGMKTHSGLAAKFFNALSDEGVNVLMISTSEIRIAALVPLEQLQDAVRALHTAYGLDAEQVEAVVYGGTGR; from the coding sequence ATGAGCGAAAACAACAACCAGTCCTTGGGTGACCTGTTCCCCGATCTTGGACCGGAAGTCCCGATCATTTCCGGCGTCGCGCACGACAACACCGAATCGCTGGCCACCGTGCGCCGCGTGCCGAACGAGCCGGGCATGGCCGCCAAGGTGTTTACGCTGCTGGCTGAGGCCGGCGTGAACGTCGACATGATCGTGCAGGCCTCCGCTTCCACCGGCACCGCCGATATTTCCTTCACCGTGCCCGGTTCCGCCGCGGCCAAGGTGCGGGAAGTGCTGCAGGAGAAGCAGGACGAACTGGGTTACCAGTCCTTCGATATTGACGCCAACGTGGGCAAGGTGGCCGTGGTGGGCGTGGGTATGAAGACCCACTCCGGCCTGGCTGCCAAGTTCTTCAACGCGCTGAGCGACGAAGGCGTGAATGTGCTGATGATTTCCACGTCCGAAATTCGCATCGCCGCGCTGGTTCCGCTCGAGCAGCTGCAGGACGCCGTCCGTGCGCTGCACACTGCCTACGGCTTGGACGCTGAGCAGGTGGAAGCCGTGGTGTACGGCGGTACCGGTCGCTGA